A single window of Plectropomus leopardus isolate mb chromosome 12, YSFRI_Pleo_2.0, whole genome shotgun sequence DNA harbors:
- the LOC121951278 gene encoding calcium-activated potassium channel subunit beta-3: MFLNTASPRRSFTIPININLQGARRRQTRHRELLHTSTAQEQDWSREVDGRGGQQRARTQVPVSSVGEDRAILLGFAMMAFSVLMFFVVGITMVKPYVNSKWEDEASCVLLQADILDEWVDCRGVSMVPCLRVTVNLTDSNQRAFLHFDEESVVLAPECFYIPKCRMDRTELQDEVLKVKNSLDTQLRSASSCFTDRTRHPRDVILSRKYTFKKALFALLWPCLMLGGGALLVGLVKLTQCLAHLSSEMCSETAAGRLTSRYTQGKLYRLLRRSSMQSAS; this comes from the exons ATGTTCTTGAACACTGCTTCTCCCCGGAGATCGTTCACCATTCCCATTAACATCAACCTGCAGGGTGCTCGCAGGCGGCAGACACG acacagagagctcCTCCACACATCGACAGCGCAGGAGCAGGACTGGAGCAGAGAGGTGGATGGGCGTGGAGGGCAGCAGCGAGCTCGGACCCAGGTGCCGGTGTCAAGTGTGGGGGAGGACAGAGCCATCCTGCTGGGCTTCGCCATGATGgctttctctgtgctcatgttcTTTGTGGTCGGCATCACTATGGTCAAACCTTATGTGAATAG TAAGTGGGAGGATGAGGccagctgtgtgctgctgcaggctgaCATCCTGGACGAGTGGGTGGACTGCAGAGGTGTGAGCATGGTACCTTGCCTCAGGGTGACGGTTAACCTCACGGACTCCAATCAGAGGGCCTTTCTCCACTTTGACGAGGAGTCGGTCGTCCTCGCTCCTGAG TGTTTCTACATACCCAAATGTCGCATGGACAGAACCGAGCTTCAGGATGAAGTcctgaaagtgaaaaacagcTTGGACACCCAGCTGCGGAGCGCCTCGTCGTGCTTCACTGACCGCACAAGGCACCCCAGGGACGTCATCCTGAGCAGGAAGTACACCTTTAAGAAGGCCCTGTTTGCATTGCTGTGGCCCTGTTTGATGCTGGGTGGTGGAGCTCTGCTGGTGGGCCTCGTGAAGCTGACACAATGCTTAGCCCATCTCTCCTCTGAAATGTGCAGTGAGACTGCAGCGGGCAGGCTGACATCAAGATACACTCAGGGAAAACTTTACAGACTCCTTCGCAGGTCCAGCATGCAGTCTGCTTCATGA